One genomic segment of Candidatus Melainabacteria bacterium includes these proteins:
- a CDS encoding transcriptional repressor — MTFDTTRDNVFQNLRSKGLRVTTQREKILQIFMDLPDGTHLSAEDLFNTLSKKHDNISLATTYRTLKLLSQFGYLRELDFAEGHKHYELNKDKRPHHHIICLNCNKTMEFEDDLVNEVGYRIAQEKGVEVVDIQFKIYAVCCGEHDDELKTHRS; from the coding sequence ATGACATTTGATACTACAAGAGACAATGTTTTCCAAAACTTAAGAAGTAAGGGTCTTCGTGTAACGACTCAAAGAGAAAAAATTTTACAGATCTTTATGGATCTTCCAGATGGAACTCATTTAAGTGCAGAAGATCTTTTTAACACTCTTAGTAAAAAACATGACAATATTAGTTTAGCTACTACATATAGAACTTTAAAATTACTTTCTCAGTTTGGGTATTTAAGAGAACTTGACTTTGCAGAAGGTCATAAGCATTATGAACTAAACAAAGATAAAAGGCCTCATCATCATATTATTTGCTTAAACTGTAATAAGACAATGGAATTTGAAGATGACTTAGTAAATGAAGTAGGCTATAGGATTGCACAGGAAAAAGGTGTAGAAGTAGTTGATATTCAATTTAAAATCTATGCAGTTTGTTGTGGAGAGCATGATGATGAATTAAAGACTCATAGATCGTGA
- a CDS encoding non-canonical purine NTP pyrophosphatase, protein MKKSKYIYFASSNKDKLNEIKNIWPLKKISIKPTPRDFLVNENGKSFVENAYKKAKSLSKKLKCIAFSDDSGIEVFVLNKKPGVKSSRFFRNGKGMYEIIQKLKNKKNKKCCFTCAIVATDMNGKIIFKTKKSWFGRIAEKPIGENGFGYDPIFIVPGLNKTSAQISPNLKNKLSHRAMAVKAFAKWLQRAYKSN, encoded by the coding sequence ATGAAAAAATCCAAATACATTTACTTTGCTTCTTCAAATAAGGATAAACTAAATGAAATTAAAAACATATGGCCTTTAAAAAAGATTAGCATCAAACCAACACCAAGAGATTTTTTAGTTAATGAAAATGGAAAATCATTTGTAGAAAATGCATATAAAAAAGCTAAATCGTTATCAAAAAAGTTAAAATGCATTGCATTTTCTGATGACTCAGGAATAGAAGTGTTTGTCTTAAACAAAAAGCCAGGGGTAAAATCCTCAAGATTTTTTAGAAATGGTAAAGGGATGTATGAAATTATTCAAAAACTAAAAAATAAAAAAAATAAGAAATGTTGCTTTACTTGTGCCATAGTAGCTACTGACATGAATGGAAAAATTATTTTTAAAACAAAAAAATCTTGGTTCGGAAGGATTGCAGAAAAACCAATTGGGGAAAATGGTTTTGGTTATGATCCGATTTTTATTGTTCCCGGCTTAAACAAAACCTCTGCTCAAATAAGTCCAAACTTAAAAAACAAGCTTAGTCACAGAGCCATGGCTGTTAAGGCTTTTGCAAAGTGGTTACAAAGAGCTTACAAATCTAATTAA
- the trpD gene encoding anthranilate phosphoribosyltransferase, whose amino-acid sequence MDFKNVLSKLESKKDLNEKDLNIIVHNFKERLLNDEDIKKLAILWRQKKETPSELIKLANILFSFSKQIELDTEAIDICGTGGDMLNTFNVSTLAAIVASSCGIKVIKHSGRSTTSVLGSVDILNKIEINLDSKYNEECFRKYNLMFVSSKILRELFSDVKRVCKKNKISCFVNLLGPLTNPYKTSFHLLGVSKIEWGELMSSALSLQEKKEVLVVCSKINENMYLDEFSLCGTNYIWLVKNGEIKKEILEAKDLNESIMQVDDLIIKNSDEGVSVFFNILKGNYFKEKIMNKAKFVAINTGAALYLSKKASSFSDGYRIALQHLQSGKVWEHFQNFTNCIRET is encoded by the coding sequence ATGGATTTTAAAAATGTTTTAAGTAAACTTGAATCAAAAAAAGATCTAAATGAAAAAGATCTTAATATTATTGTGCATAATTTTAAAGAAAGATTGCTGAATGATGAAGATATTAAAAAACTTGCAATCTTGTGGAGACAAAAAAAAGAAACACCTTCTGAACTAATTAAATTAGCAAATATTTTATTTTCTTTTTCAAAACAAATTGAGCTTGATACTGAAGCAATTGATATTTGTGGAACTGGTGGAGATATGTTAAATACGTTTAATGTATCTACCTTAGCTGCAATTGTTGCATCTTCTTGTGGGATAAAAGTAATTAAGCATTCTGGAAGAAGTACTACTAGTGTTCTTGGAAGTGTGGATATCTTAAATAAAATCGAAATAAATTTAGATTCTAAATATAATGAAGAGTGTTTTAGAAAATATAATTTAATGTTTGTCAGCTCAAAAATATTAAGAGAGTTATTTAGTGATGTAAAAAGAGTTTGTAAAAAAAATAAAATTTCTTGCTTTGTAAATTTATTAGGTCCTCTGACAAATCCATATAAAACATCATTTCACCTTTTAGGTGTTTCAAAGATTGAATGGGGAGAATTAATGTCCAGTGCGTTAAGTTTGCAAGAAAAAAAAGAAGTACTTGTTGTATGTTCTAAAATAAATGAAAATATGTACTTAGATGAGTTTTCATTGTGTGGAACAAATTATATTTGGTTAGTTAAAAATGGTGAAATAAAAAAAGAAATACTTGAAGCTAAGGATTTAAATGAATCTATAATGCAAGTGGATGATTTAATTATTAAAAATTCAGATGAGGGTGTAAGTGTCTTTTTTAATATTTTAAAAGGAAATTATTTTAAGGAAAAAATAATGAATAAGGCTAAATTTGTAGCAATTAATACAGGAGCAGCTTTATATTTAAGTAAGAAAGCCTCATCTTTTAGTGATGGTTATAGGATTGCATTACAACATTTACAATCTGGGAAAGTCTGGGAACATTTCCAAAATTTCACAAACTGTATAAGAGAAACGTAA
- a CDS encoding thiazole synthase → MKTVLDPQVKKDELVIAKKTFKSRLLVGTGKFSDFNTMKLAHEKSGAEIITVAIRRIDLNAQGHVGLLDEIDTKKYLILPNTAGCQTKEEAIRIARLGRAMGINNWVKLEVIPDPKYLLPDPIATLEAAKELIEEGFVVLPYINADPVLAKKLEEIGCATVMPLGSPIGTGQGIKTKANIEIIIKESKVPVIVDAGIGVPSEASEVMEMGADAVLINTGIACACDPSQMAEAFKLGVEAGRKAYLAGRIPVKEYASASSPIEGIIPVYRRTSETAKG, encoded by the coding sequence TTGAAAACAGTTTTAGATCCACAAGTTAAAAAAGATGAGCTTGTAATAGCTAAAAAAACTTTTAAGTCAAGGCTATTAGTAGGTACTGGAAAATTTTCTGATTTTAATACAATGAAACTAGCACATGAAAAGTCTGGTGCTGAAATTATTACTGTAGCTATAAGAAGAATAGATTTAAATGCACAAGGACATGTTGGATTGCTTGATGAAATTGATACAAAAAAATATTTGATTTTACCAAACACTGCTGGATGCCAAACAAAAGAAGAAGCAATAAGAATTGCAAGGCTTGGAAGAGCAATGGGTATAAATAATTGGGTAAAACTTGAAGTAATTCCAGATCCAAAATATCTTTTACCAGATCCAATTGCTACTTTAGAAGCAGCAAAAGAACTTATAGAAGAAGGCTTTGTTGTTCTTCCTTATATAAATGCAGATCCAGTGCTAGCTAAAAAGTTAGAAGAAATTGGCTGTGCTACTGTTATGCCGCTTGGCTCCCCAATTGGTACAGGTCAAGGAATTAAAACAAAGGCAAATATTGAAATTATTATTAAAGAGTCAAAAGTTCCTGTGATTGTTGATGCTGGAATTGGAGTACCATCTGAAGCTAGTGAAGTTATGGAAATGGGCGCAGATGCAGTTCTTATTAATACAGGAATTGCATGTGCTTGTGATCCATCTCAAATGGCAGAAGCTTTTAAACTTGGTGTAGAAGCTGGACGAAAAGCATATCTTGCAGGACGCATACCCGTTAAAGAATATGCTAGTGCTAGTAGTCCTATTGAAGGGATCATACCGGTGTATCGGCGAACTAGTGAAACGGCGAAAGGATAA
- the thiC gene encoding phosphomethylpyrimidine synthase ThiC, with protein MRANWVEKRKNDLNKTQMHYAKNGIATEEMEYVAKVEDLEAEFVRSEVARGRMIIPANINHINLVPMCIGINSKCKINANIGNSAVTSNIEEELKKLEMSIKYGADTAMDLSTGGNLDEIRCEIINKSSIPIGTVPIYQAVQKVKDVGDLTAYDIFNVIELQAKQGVDYMTLHCGVLQEYLPLVSGRITGIVSRGGAIMAEWMIKNGKQNPLYTHYDKVLEICKKYDVTISLGDGLRPGCIHDASDNAQFAELKTLGELTLKAWEQDVQVMIEGPGHVPMNQIDMNVKIQMEMCHEAPFYVLGPLVTDIGPGYDHITSAIGAALAGWSGAAMLCYVTPKEHLGLPNPNDVREGIIAYKIAAHAADIARHRRNAINRDNELSKARYAFDWKKQFELSLDPDRAREYHDETLPSEFFKSAEFCSMCGPKFCSMHLNRAVDEYNKQLKKEKAIV; from the coding sequence ATGCGAGCAAACTGGGTAGAAAAAAGAAAAAACGATCTAAATAAAACTCAAATGCATTATGCAAAAAATGGGATTGCTACCGAAGAAATGGAATATGTAGCTAAGGTTGAAGATCTTGAAGCTGAGTTTGTTAGATCTGAAGTAGCTCGTGGAAGAATGATAATTCCAGCAAATATAAATCATATAAATCTTGTGCCAATGTGCATAGGAATAAATTCTAAATGCAAAATCAATGCAAATATTGGTAATTCAGCAGTAACTTCAAATATAGAAGAAGAACTTAAAAAACTTGAAATGTCTATAAAATATGGTGCTGACACTGCAATGGATCTTTCAACAGGTGGAAACCTAGATGAGATTAGGTGTGAAATTATTAATAAGAGTTCAATCCCTATTGGTACAGTTCCTATTTATCAAGCTGTTCAAAAAGTAAAAGATGTTGGTGATTTAACTGCCTATGATATTTTCAATGTGATTGAACTTCAAGCAAAACAAGGTGTAGATTACATGACACTTCACTGTGGGGTTTTACAAGAATATTTGCCACTTGTTTCAGGAAGAATAACAGGAATAGTTAGTCGTGGTGGAGCTATTATGGCAGAGTGGATGATAAAAAATGGGAAACAAAATCCACTCTATACGCACTATGACAAGGTTTTAGAAATTTGTAAAAAGTATGATGTTACTATTTCGCTTGGTGATGGGCTGAGACCTGGTTGTATTCATGATGCAAGTGACAATGCACAATTTGCAGAGCTAAAAACTTTAGGTGAATTAACACTTAAAGCATGGGAACAAGATGTCCAGGTAATGATAGAAGGTCCAGGACATGTACCAATGAATCAAATTGACATGAATGTAAAAATACAAATGGAGATGTGTCATGAAGCACCATTTTATGTTCTTGGTCCTTTGGTTACTGATATAGGGCCAGGCTATGATCACATTACATCAGCAATTGGAGCAGCACTTGCAGGATGGTCAGGAGCAGCAATGTTATGTTATGTAACTCCCAAAGAACATTTAGGATTGCCAAACCCTAATGATGTAAGAGAAGGAATTATTGCATATAAAATTGCAGCTCATGCAGCAGATATTGCACGGCATAGAAGAAATGCAATCAACAGAGATAATGAACTTTCAAAAGCTCGTTATGCATTTGATTGGAAAAAACAATTTGAACTATCTTTAGATCCAGATCGTGCTAGAGAATATCATGATGAAACACTTCCAAGTGAATTCTTTAAGTCTGCAGAATTTTGTTCTATGTGTGGTCCAAAATTTTGCTCAATGCATTTGAACAGAGCTGTGGACGAGTATAATAAGCAATTAAAAAAAGAAAAGGCAATCGTTTAG
- a CDS encoding histidine--tRNA ligase: MKYQAPRGTQDILPKEIKKWQKILDASKEILKYYSFKEIIIPIFEHTELFQRSVGESTDIVNKEMYTFLDRSDRSLTLRPEATCGIVRAYIENGLHRESKPVKLWTHGPMFRYERSQTGRHRQFHQINAEVLGSNSITCEVESIYLLSNIFEDLEIDFRIEINSLGDEESRKLYKEYFQKYTKGFLGDLCNDCKRRYEQNPLRMLDCKVKADQEIYAGAKKPLEFLSFDSNKRWEEIKNLLGLYKDKNQRQIRNIVTNPNLVRGLDYYNDFVFEIKSTSEILKGQSTICAGGRYDSLVESLGGPKTPGFGWAIGIERLMLLVKEDKKTNISIMFLTNQSEAFNISTELYKETKNKNLKLNIDINYNPVNISKQVEAAVKKDFDFVLFYLDEEKKKNCFKIKNLKTHSEIECKIDINEIINILKCQPNYLQ; encoded by the coding sequence ATGAAATATCAAGCACCACGTGGAACACAAGACATTTTGCCAAAAGAAATTAAAAAATGGCAAAAAATTCTAGATGCTTCGAAAGAAATTTTAAAATACTACTCTTTTAAAGAAATTATAATTCCAATTTTTGAACATACTGAACTTTTCCAAAGAAGTGTTGGTGAAAGCACAGACATTGTAAATAAGGAAATGTATACTTTTTTAGACAGAAGTGATAGATCGCTTACTCTTCGCCCTGAAGCAACTTGTGGAATTGTTAGAGCATATATTGAAAATGGACTCCATCGTGAGTCAAAACCTGTAAAACTCTGGACACATGGTCCAATGTTTCGCTATGAGAGATCCCAGACAGGACGACACAGACAATTTCATCAAATAAATGCAGAAGTTTTGGGAAGTAATTCAATTACATGTGAAGTAGAGTCAATTTATCTTCTCTCAAATATTTTTGAAGATCTTGAGATTGATTTTAGAATAGAAATAAATTCTCTTGGTGATGAAGAATCAAGAAAATTATATAAAGAATACTTTCAAAAATATACTAAAGGCTTTTTAGGAGATCTTTGTAATGATTGTAAAAGAAGGTATGAGCAAAATCCTCTTAGGATGCTTGATTGTAAGGTAAAAGCTGATCAAGAAATTTATGCTGGAGCTAAAAAACCATTAGAATTTTTATCTTTTGACTCTAATAAAAGATGGGAAGAAATTAAAAACTTACTTGGGCTATATAAAGATAAAAACCAAAGGCAAATTAGAAATATTGTTACTAATCCAAACCTAGTAAGAGGATTAGATTATTACAATGATTTTGTTTTTGAAATTAAATCAACGAGTGAAATCTTAAAAGGGCAATCTACCATTTGTGCAGGTGGCAGATATGATAGCTTAGTTGAATCATTAGGTGGACCAAAGACACCAGGTTTTGGATGGGCAATTGGGATTGAAAGGTTAATGCTTCTAGTAAAAGAAGATAAGAAAACAAATATTTCAATAATGTTTTTAACAAATCAAAGCGAAGCATTTAATATTTCTACAGAGCTTTATAAAGAAACTAAAAATAAAAATTTAAAATTAAATATTGACATAAACTATAACCCTGTAAATATCTCAAAACAAGTTGAAGCTGCAGTTAAAAAAGATTTTGATTTTGTATTATTTTATCTAGATGAAGAAAAAAAGAAAAATTGTTTCAAAATTAAAAACTTAAAGACTCATAGCGAAATTGAATGTAAGATTGATATAAATGAAATTATAAATATTTTAAAATGTCAACCCAATTACCTACAATAA
- a CDS encoding SocA family protein, whose product MLTKSQQLVYKIIDELEKVEDKTKLAKLQYLADFIHFAFHDNFVSGKEIVYTKQKQGPLASTLTNDLEALKEKKIIEENPAFSYKIKKTAQINLTPEEIKTVQYVCNKYGKLNWRDLVSISHEQEPYLSAAEGGVIESFTAYNLIDDHEQEYNAISCRS is encoded by the coding sequence ATGCTAACAAAATCTCAACAACTTGTATACAAAATTATAGATGAGCTTGAAAAAGTGGAAGATAAAACTAAACTTGCCAAGTTACAATATTTAGCTGATTTCATTCATTTTGCTTTTCACGATAATTTTGTCTCTGGCAAAGAAATTGTTTACACAAAGCAAAAGCAAGGTCCACTGGCAAGCACTTTAACGAATGATTTAGAAGCATTAAAGGAAAAGAAAATTATTGAGGAAAACCCTGCTTTCAGTTATAAGATTAAAAAAACAGCCCAGATAAATTTGACTCCTGAAGAAATTAAAACTGTTCAGTATGTTTGTAATAAATACGGAAAATTAAATTGGAGAGATTTGGTCAGCATTTCTCATGAACAAGAACCTTACCTGTCTGCTGCTGAAGGTGGAGTAATTGAAAGCTTTACTGCATATAATTTAATTGACGATCATGAACAGGAGTACAATGCAATTTCTTGCCGCTCCTAA
- a CDS encoding serine hydroxymethyltransferase, translated as MHLEHLQETDPEVFEFINKEFTRQQTKLEMIASENFTSLAVMEAQGTVLTNKYAEGLPKKRYYGGCEYYDEIELLAIERAKKLFNAEHVNVQPHSGAQANFAVFLAALTPGDTILGMSLDQGGHLTHGSKANVSGKWFRSVFYGVAENGFIDYDEVEKIAKLEKPKLIIAGASAYSRTIHFDKFKSIADSCGALLMVDMAHIAGLIACGLHPSPFPFADFVTTTTHKTLRGPRGGLVFSTPKFSKQIDSAVFPGSQGGPLMHVIAAKAVALKEALKPEFKIYQKSIVENAKTLANTLIRNGIDVVSGGTDNHLLLVDLRKVNLTGKEAEALLDSIGITCNKNTIPRDPQSPFVTSGIRLGTPAITTRGMRTREMELLGEIIANILKAPKDSKVLETTKQNVENLCKNFPLYVECAIK; from the coding sequence ATGCACTTAGAGCATCTACAAGAAACAGATCCAGAAGTTTTTGAGTTTATTAATAAAGAATTCACAAGACAACAAACTAAGCTTGAAATGATTGCAAGTGAAAACTTTACAAGCCTTGCAGTTATGGAAGCTCAAGGAACAGTCCTTACAAATAAATATGCAGAAGGCCTTCCAAAAAAAAGATATTACGGCGGATGTGAATATTATGATGAGATTGAATTACTTGCAATTGAAAGAGCAAAAAAATTGTTTAATGCGGAACATGTAAATGTCCAGCCTCATAGTGGAGCACAAGCAAATTTTGCAGTGTTCTTAGCTGCTTTAACTCCTGGAGATACTATTTTAGGAATGTCACTTGATCAGGGAGGACATCTTACTCATGGTTCTAAAGCCAATGTTTCTGGAAAATGGTTTCGTTCAGTTTTTTATGGTGTAGCTGAAAATGGTTTTATTGATTATGATGAGGTTGAAAAAATTGCAAAGCTAGAAAAACCAAAATTAATTATTGCAGGTGCAAGTGCATATTCAAGAACAATTCATTTTGATAAGTTTAAATCCATTGCAGATTCTTGTGGTGCTTTACTTATGGTAGACATGGCTCATATTGCAGGTCTTATTGCTTGTGGTTTACATCCAAGCCCTTTTCCTTTTGCTGATTTTGTAACTACTACTACTCATAAAACTTTACGTGGACCAAGAGGTGGGTTAGTCTTTTCAACTCCTAAGTTTTCTAAACAAATTGATTCAGCAGTTTTTCCAGGCAGTCAAGGTGGTCCTTTAATGCATGTAATTGCAGCAAAAGCAGTTGCTTTAAAAGAAGCATTAAAACCAGAATTTAAAATCTATCAAAAATCAATTGTTGAAAATGCAAAAACCTTAGCAAATACTTTAATAAGAAATGGAATTGATGTTGTAAGTGGTGGTACTGATAATCATTTATTACTAGTTGATCTAAGAAAAGTAAATCTAACTGGCAAAGAAGCAGAAGCATTGCTTGATTCTATTGGAATTACTTGTAATAAAAACACAATTCCAAGAGATCCACAATCTCCATTTGTAACAAGCGGTATTAGACTTGGTACACCTGCTATCACAACTAGAGGCATGAGAACTAGAGAAATGGAACTACTTGGAGAAATTATTGCAAATATTTTAAAGGCTCCTAAAGATAGTAAAGTATTAGAAACAACCAAACAAAATGTAGAAAATTTATGTAAAAATTTTCCTTTATATGTGGAATGTGCTATTAAATAA